From the genome of Paraburkholderia flava, one region includes:
- a CDS encoding DUF6622 family protein yields MLHIPTYSIVVFAILIVLGVRRCYARTLRPTRLFVFPLVMAMLGGMNMPKLFPSATWADAVALLVALAVGASMGWMHASRWRLRIDAPNGLVRVPGDPALLVVLLAAFAVEFLMHYEIESHGAWAHSEAFLLFSFVAWGLLIGMSLGRGCNVFARYTRASTLNEA; encoded by the coding sequence GTGCTGCACATTCCAACCTATTCGATCGTTGTTTTCGCGATCCTGATCGTGCTCGGCGTTCGCCGCTGCTATGCGCGTACGCTGCGGCCCACCCGGCTGTTCGTGTTTCCACTCGTGATGGCGATGCTCGGCGGCATGAACATGCCGAAGCTCTTTCCGTCCGCCACGTGGGCCGATGCCGTTGCGCTGCTGGTCGCGCTCGCGGTGGGGGCGTCGATGGGCTGGATGCATGCGTCGCGCTGGCGTCTGCGTATCGATGCGCCCAACGGGCTCGTGCGCGTGCCGGGAGACCCGGCGTTGCTGGTCGTGCTGCTTGCTGCTTTCGCAGTTGAATTCCTGATGCACTACGAGATCGAATCGCATGGTGCGTGGGCGCACAGCGAAGCGTTCCTGCTGTTTTCATTCGTCGCGTGGGGCTTGCTGATCGGCATGTCGCTGGGCCGCGGATGCAACGTGTTTGCGCGCTATACGCGTGCGAGCACGTTGAACGAAGCCTGA